In Exiguobacterium sibiricum 7-3, a genomic segment contains:
- a CDS encoding glycerophosphodiester phosphodiesterase — MKWFAHRGASDRFPENTLEAIEAAIPYVDGIEFDVHFSRDGVGVIIHDETVNRTTDGTGRVVDLTLAELKRLNAGARFKGNGGPMQTTIPTLDEVLELLAPTDLLLNIELKTDTIRYPGIEAYTLERCRAHGIAGERLILSSFNHYSVATVRELDPSIETAILYPYPLYHPEQQAILLGAKAIHPDYRRVTREDVVLAHQAGIEVRVYTPKTAADVRRMIELGIDAVIVNDPQAFQKSLSIP, encoded by the coding sequence ATGAAGTGGTTCGCCCATCGCGGAGCGAGTGATCGGTTTCCGGAAAATACGCTCGAAGCGATTGAAGCGGCGATCCCGTATGTCGACGGCATTGAATTCGATGTTCATTTTTCGCGCGACGGTGTCGGGGTCATCATTCATGACGAGACGGTAAACCGGACGACGGACGGAACGGGACGGGTCGTCGATTTGACACTCGCTGAACTGAAGCGTCTGAATGCCGGAGCGCGGTTCAAAGGGAACGGCGGACCGATGCAAACGACGATTCCGACGCTAGACGAAGTCCTCGAATTACTTGCGCCGACCGATCTTTTACTCAATATCGAGCTGAAGACGGATACGATCCGGTATCCCGGCATCGAAGCGTACACGCTTGAACGGTGCCGGGCACACGGCATTGCCGGTGAACGACTGATTCTCAGCTCGTTTAATCACTATTCGGTCGCGACGGTCCGGGAACTTGATCCGTCGATCGAAACCGCGATTCTCTATCCGTATCCGTTGTATCATCCGGAGCAGCAAGCCATCCTGCTCGGAGCCAAGGCGATCCATCCGGATTACCGCCGGGTGACAAGGGAAGATGTCGTCCTTGCTCATCAGGCCGGGATCGAGGTCCGGGTCTATACGCCGAAAACGGCTGCGGATGTCAGACGGATGATCGAGCTCGGAATCGACGCCGTCATCGTCAACGATCCACAAGCATTTCAGAAAAGTCTATCCATCCCATAA
- a CDS encoding carboxypeptidase M32: MTTLQQWRDHFEALRAYDEAVALLYWDMRTYMPEQSADNRSKSIGFLSTESFRRRTGTAYQTLLEAMGQETLTGVEAVSYAKAKQAYDRDSKIPEAEYQTFITLISEAESVWEKAKDADDWDLFAPYLEKIVAMERKFVEYWGYDNHPYDALLHDYEPGMTVAELDPLFAELRQAIITLLKQLDGKTFPTLDWSADRETQIRLNHEWLQDIGYDFTAGRLDETVHPFQTTINRKDARVTTKYDENDYRNSVFGTMHEAGHATYEQGIAPELDTLGLGEGASMGIHESQSLFFENFIGRNQGFLSARYAGLQRAIPSLTDVPFETFYAAVNEVKPSLIRIEADELTYALHIIIRYELEKRLITGELEVKDLPAEWNRLYKEYLGVDVPTNAKGVLQDVHWSGGSFGYFPSYALGLVYSAQLNEALRRDVAHVDQLIADGTLAPIKEWLNVNIHQHGKAKTPAELIQAATGQSISVQPLIDYLTAKYTRVVEAL, translated from the coding sequence ATGACTACTTTACAACAATGGCGTGACCATTTTGAGGCGCTTCGGGCATACGACGAAGCCGTCGCGTTACTTTACTGGGACATGCGGACATACATGCCGGAACAATCGGCCGACAACCGTTCGAAATCGATCGGATTCCTGTCGACGGAAAGTTTCCGCCGCCGGACGGGGACAGCGTATCAGACGTTGCTCGAAGCGATGGGCCAAGAGACGTTGACAGGCGTTGAAGCGGTCTCATACGCGAAAGCGAAACAAGCATACGACCGCGACTCGAAGATTCCGGAAGCGGAATACCAGACGTTCATCACCTTGATTTCAGAAGCGGAAAGTGTTTGGGAAAAGGCGAAGGATGCGGATGATTGGGACTTGTTTGCACCATACTTGGAAAAAATCGTCGCGATGGAACGGAAGTTCGTTGAGTACTGGGGGTATGACAACCATCCGTACGATGCGTTACTCCATGATTACGAGCCGGGCATGACGGTCGCGGAACTTGATCCGTTGTTTGCGGAACTCCGTCAAGCGATCATCACATTGTTAAAACAGCTCGACGGAAAAACATTCCCGACACTCGACTGGTCAGCCGACCGCGAAACACAGATTCGATTGAATCACGAATGGTTACAGGACATCGGTTATGACTTTACGGCCGGGCGACTCGATGAGACCGTTCATCCGTTCCAGACGACGATCAACCGGAAAGATGCCCGTGTCACGACGAAGTACGATGAAAATGATTACCGCAATTCCGTTTTCGGAACGATGCATGAAGCCGGACACGCGACGTATGAGCAAGGCATCGCTCCGGAGCTCGATACGCTCGGACTCGGTGAAGGAGCTTCGATGGGCATTCATGAATCGCAATCGTTGTTCTTTGAGAACTTCATCGGCCGCAACCAAGGCTTCCTGTCGGCCCGCTATGCCGGTCTACAACGAGCGATTCCTTCTTTGACGGATGTTCCGTTTGAGACGTTTTATGCTGCTGTCAACGAAGTCAAACCGTCGCTGATCCGGATCGAAGCGGACGAATTGACGTATGCACTGCATATCATCATCCGTTACGAGCTCGAAAAACGCCTGATTACGGGCGAACTCGAAGTCAAAGACTTGCCTGCGGAATGGAACCGTCTTTATAAGGAATACCTCGGAGTCGATGTTCCGACGAACGCAAAAGGTGTCCTGCAGGATGTCCACTGGTCCGGCGGATCGTTCGGTTATTTCCCAAGTTATGCGCTCGGACTCGTCTACAGTGCTCAGCTGAACGAAGCGTTGCGCCGTGACGTCGCGCATGTTGATCAACTGATTGCCGACGGGACACTGGCACCAATCAAAGAATGGCTGAACGTCAACATCCATCAGCACGGAAAAGCGAAGACACCGGCGGAATTGATTCAAGCGGCGACCGGACAATCGATTTCCGTCCAACCGTTAATCGATTACCTGACTGCGAAATATACACGGGTCGTCGAAGCATTATGA
- a CDS encoding guanylate kinase, with protein sequence MSGKIILLIGGSGSGKSSLIKRLRQEYERVRFIPSVTTRPKRPTEHDGESYHFVDVKTFQQLIQENGFIEYAHVHRAWYGTPRQAYEEILATDGIVIKDIDPKGAAAFKTLFADHVITIFVSVPPDLMKERLLMRGDTPEFEARLVDYADAWKERDHYDYMVENIDFEQAYADLLSIISAYIPGQPSES encoded by the coding sequence ATGTCAGGTAAAATCATTCTGTTGATTGGTGGATCGGGCAGCGGGAAATCTTCCTTGATCAAACGATTACGCCAGGAATATGAACGGGTCCGCTTTATTCCGTCCGTTACGACACGACCGAAACGTCCGACGGAACACGACGGGGAAAGTTATCATTTCGTTGACGTCAAAACGTTCCAACAACTGATTCAGGAGAACGGATTCATTGAATATGCCCATGTCCACCGGGCCTGGTACGGGACACCGCGCCAGGCGTATGAAGAAATTCTTGCGACCGATGGAATTGTCATCAAAGATATTGATCCGAAAGGGGCGGCAGCGTTTAAAACGTTGTTTGCCGATCACGTCATCACGATTTTCGTATCCGTTCCGCCGGATTTGATGAAGGAACGGTTGCTGATGCGGGGCGATACGCCGGAGTTCGAGGCACGGCTCGTCGACTATGCCGATGCCTGGAAAGAGCGCGATCATTACGATTATATGGTTGAAAACATCGACTTTGAACAAGCCTATGCGGATCTGTTGAGCATCATTTCCGCCTATATTCCCGGACAACCATCCGAATCGTAA